Proteins from a single region of Haloterrigena turkmenica DSM 5511:
- a CDS encoding DNA primase family protein — MSDLSPSEVRDHYRKASSVFDKLGDVANNPTLVKNDHYGWYIKRDNDNVDELEEGWTQRGRVATADDYPEIVDRISRSLYAITTYKKPDAVARERPCRYNSDDGVTEWMGDETPMPEWGDVVALPAWGDIDLADELKGERETLSAEKRETVERTLDAYIGEFAALYGGNRDAIMALDSVGGAYIFGPPEATIPIARLFKDDENASARVFEELNDRINDYLREAEQRVNDRVTGASDVITPDWVNNANRAYKAPLSIHSSHDAVVTPIDTENVEYTYTPIDAVGETTISTAVEWAEQYTAVEYTELAAELVETLWPDLYDEQSNATWKDVLEFWVEKEREREKAEQRRREKAERERAKRLQELETTVTGQDVTPHKTDVYAALDNVDTAEIVRHYACDAWGTGDSTGSNKTEFNPSWRQSTSGSSCYVDHSSNTFGDPGDGGGGYAAKAMALGEGIITDASADIRGEKWAKAVDALRSKAGENIPVWIPGKGSLKADGGEYEQTPHWAVVKAAVTLDVCDPANLEERESDDGGTYTGLPDKETYNATLDALEEHGVEHARERYVTEKRVNAGAVTWGQIRDLYSDPETPDKFARHAAVIKLCKENEYVTTRDTEEIYTYYDPDGVFERGGERDIDHTIQRELGPHYSQHEKREILGHIRARTYVDREEFNAEEIDADLVCLGNGVYDFDAGKLREHDPKYLFTQSIPWDYPENPESAECPAIEEFMDDITQREADKLTMYEFIGHALLPHYDYKAFMVLFGPGDNGKTTFYNVVEQLLGGQSNISAAEMAEIAENRFRAETVIGNYANIAAEMNARKIDDMGMIKKMTGGDTFQVEPKGKPAYEVQNTATMMFGCNEPPVLPERGRKIATRLYPIELPYEFKNDPSPNNPFEKQGRPQSELLAEITTESELQGLLVKAIEGAHRLIDRNGEFSLPETAEERMELYEQHSDPIKQFSVKCLENESGKRVAKDDVYNVYVEFCRETDAKVTSKSVFFKKLRQTTFSYSETRPRADGDGERKLYLDNATFADQAARYTDEVLFEYAETDTDTDEGSSEPLAVTDLEPGMHQEPVRAVVAEKLDAPDWLEGKGHIVDGEGAIMPYVIEGGDIFASVDEGDELVIRNVKVEEQNGVSTAVLSTITEVETASREENQDPLPSDGDKKKTAADGSGAYPEADETAETAERDDSDSDPAEHTRDGDDADTGSDAGGQALTTTELPPEDATGPLPNARRLRLILEENGDRLSKSDLYGRAADRFDMSPGNAETAVKKGCHHGILRDAGGGEIEKV; from the coding sequence ATGTCTGATCTATCGCCGTCCGAAGTCCGAGACCACTACCGTAAAGCGAGCAGCGTGTTCGACAAGCTCGGTGACGTAGCGAACAACCCGACGTTGGTCAAGAACGACCACTACGGTTGGTACATCAAGCGCGACAACGACAACGTCGACGAACTCGAGGAAGGGTGGACACAACGCGGCCGCGTCGCGACGGCCGACGACTACCCGGAGATCGTCGACCGAATCTCTCGGTCACTGTACGCTATCACGACGTACAAGAAACCCGACGCGGTGGCCCGAGAACGCCCCTGCAGGTACAACAGCGACGACGGGGTGACCGAATGGATGGGCGACGAAACGCCGATGCCCGAATGGGGAGACGTTGTCGCACTCCCCGCATGGGGAGATATCGATCTCGCCGATGAACTGAAAGGTGAGCGCGAGACGCTTTCTGCCGAGAAGCGCGAGACGGTAGAACGGACACTCGACGCCTATATTGGAGAGTTCGCGGCGCTGTACGGTGGGAACCGCGACGCTATCATGGCGCTGGATTCCGTCGGTGGTGCGTACATCTTTGGCCCGCCTGAAGCGACGATCCCGATAGCGCGGCTGTTCAAAGATGACGAGAACGCGTCTGCACGCGTTTTTGAGGAGTTGAACGACCGGATCAACGACTACCTTCGCGAAGCGGAACAGCGCGTGAACGACCGCGTCACTGGAGCTAGTGACGTGATTACCCCCGATTGGGTGAACAACGCGAACCGAGCGTACAAGGCACCGCTTTCGATTCACTCGAGCCACGACGCGGTGGTAACGCCGATCGACACCGAGAACGTCGAGTACACGTACACGCCGATCGACGCCGTCGGGGAGACGACGATCTCGACGGCCGTCGAATGGGCCGAACAGTACACGGCGGTCGAGTACACCGAGCTGGCAGCGGAACTCGTCGAGACACTCTGGCCGGATCTTTACGACGAACAGTCCAATGCCACTTGGAAAGATGTGCTTGAGTTTTGGGTTGAAAAGGAACGCGAACGCGAGAAAGCGGAACAGCGCCGACGCGAAAAAGCCGAGCGCGAACGCGCAAAGCGCCTGCAGGAACTCGAGACCACCGTCACCGGGCAAGACGTAACGCCGCACAAAACGGACGTGTACGCTGCGCTCGACAACGTGGACACCGCCGAGATCGTTCGCCACTACGCGTGTGACGCGTGGGGCACCGGCGACAGTACCGGTTCGAATAAGACTGAGTTCAACCCGTCGTGGCGACAGAGTACGTCGGGGAGTTCCTGTTACGTCGACCACAGTTCGAACACCTTCGGAGATCCGGGCGACGGCGGCGGTGGCTACGCCGCGAAAGCAATGGCACTCGGAGAGGGAATCATCACCGACGCGAGCGCCGATATCCGCGGCGAGAAATGGGCGAAAGCCGTCGACGCGCTCCGATCAAAGGCCGGCGAGAACATTCCGGTCTGGATACCCGGCAAAGGGTCGCTAAAGGCCGATGGCGGGGAGTACGAGCAAACGCCACATTGGGCCGTCGTCAAAGCGGCCGTGACGCTCGACGTGTGCGACCCGGCCAATCTCGAGGAACGCGAATCCGACGACGGCGGGACGTATACCGGTCTCCCCGACAAAGAGACGTACAACGCGACGCTCGACGCACTCGAGGAACACGGCGTCGAGCACGCCCGCGAGCGGTACGTCACGGAAAAGCGCGTGAACGCCGGCGCCGTCACCTGGGGGCAAATCCGAGACCTATACTCGGACCCGGAAACGCCGGACAAGTTCGCTCGCCACGCGGCCGTAATCAAGCTCTGCAAAGAGAACGAATACGTCACGACGCGGGATACCGAGGAGATATACACCTACTACGACCCCGACGGTGTGTTTGAACGCGGCGGCGAGCGAGACATAGACCACACCATACAGCGCGAACTCGGGCCGCACTACTCGCAGCACGAAAAGCGCGAGATCCTGGGTCATATCCGAGCGCGAACGTACGTCGACCGCGAGGAGTTCAATGCGGAGGAGATCGACGCCGATCTTGTCTGTCTCGGGAACGGTGTGTACGACTTCGACGCCGGCAAACTCCGCGAGCACGACCCGAAGTACCTCTTTACGCAGTCGATTCCATGGGACTATCCAGAGAATCCGGAGAGCGCCGAGTGCCCGGCGATAGAGGAGTTCATGGACGACATCACACAGCGCGAAGCGGACAAGCTCACGATGTACGAGTTCATCGGCCACGCGCTGTTGCCCCACTACGATTACAAGGCGTTCATGGTGCTGTTTGGCCCCGGTGACAACGGGAAAACGACGTTCTACAACGTCGTCGAACAGCTACTCGGCGGCCAGTCGAATATCAGTGCGGCCGAAATGGCCGAGATCGCCGAGAACCGGTTCCGAGCGGAGACGGTTATCGGGAACTACGCGAACATCGCCGCCGAAATGAACGCCCGTAAAATCGACGACATGGGCATGATAAAGAAAATGACCGGCGGTGACACGTTCCAAGTGGAACCGAAGGGAAAGCCGGCGTACGAGGTCCAAAACACCGCGACCATGATGTTCGGGTGCAACGAACCGCCGGTTCTCCCCGAGCGCGGTCGCAAAATCGCAACACGGCTGTATCCCATCGAACTACCGTACGAGTTCAAGAACGATCCGAGCCCGAACAACCCGTTCGAAAAGCAGGGCCGTCCGCAAAGCGAGCTGCTTGCGGAGATCACGACGGAAAGCGAGCTGCAGGGGCTCCTCGTGAAAGCTATCGAAGGGGCACACCGATTGATCGATCGGAACGGCGAGTTCTCGCTACCGGAGACCGCCGAAGAACGAATGGAGCTGTACGAACAACACTCGGACCCGATCAAACAGTTCTCGGTCAAGTGCCTCGAGAACGAATCCGGTAAGCGCGTCGCCAAAGACGACGTGTACAACGTCTATGTCGAGTTCTGTCGCGAGACCGACGCGAAGGTAACGAGTAAGAGCGTGTTCTTCAAGAAGCTTAGACAGACCACGTTCTCCTACTCCGAGACCCGTCCGCGAGCGGACGGCGACGGGGAGCGGAAATTGTATCTCGACAACGCGACGTTCGCCGATCAAGCGGCCCGCTACACTGATGAGGTGCTGTTCGAATACGCCGAGACCGACACCGACACGGACGAAGGTTCGTCAGAACCACTCGCCGTAACGGACCTCGAGCCTGGGATGCACCAAGAGCCGGTGCGAGCGGTCGTCGCGGAGAAACTCGACGCCCCCGACTGGTTAGAAGGGAAAGGCCACATCGTCGACGGCGAGGGTGCTATCATGCCCTACGTAATCGAGGGTGGGGATATATTTGCCAGCGTGGATGAAGGCGACGAGTTGGTGATTAGAAACGTCAAGGTGGAGGAGCAGAACGGCGTCTCGACGGCCGTACTCTCCACTATAACGGAAGTGGAGACAGCGAGCCGCGAGGAGAACCAAGACCCCCTCCCCTCCGACGGCGATAAGAAAAAGACCGCGGCCGACGGCAGCGGCGCCTACCCTGAAGCCGACGAGACCGCCGAGACCGCCGAGAGAGACGATTCAGATTCAGACCCGGCCGAACACACTCGCGACGGCGACGACGCCGACACGGGCAGCGACGCGGGCGGACAGGCGCTAACGACGACGGAACTCCCCCCGGAAGACGCGACCGGACCACTCCCGAACGCGCGCCGTCTCCGTTTGATACTCGAGGAGAACGGCGACCGTCTCTCTAAGTCCGACCTATACGGCCGCGCTGCAGACCGGTTCGATATGTCGCCGGGCAACGCCGAGACCGCGGTAAAGAAGGGATGCCATCACGGGATTCTCCGGGACGCTGGAGGGGGTGAGATCGAGAAAGTGTGA
- a CDS encoding WD40/YVTN/BNR-like repeat-containing protein, whose amino-acid sequence MLAAAGGVTAVGTALSQSSQKKLGNLFGGTMGLNEAYNVSGDLWIGPDSAKGDVAAESGRVYMAVDTQVEYYGTGDSWDGMGLGSASNPVSEIHSESVSTEEAVTARHKRLGSVTTTPSYWGPDLQLDNVYQTFDSQHVKGRLIGKYYWSDPPYGTENAGVDSYDPDDGANNNGVAMDGDATPCLVADDSIFVFKDKDETNGLPVRIYRAPDYQTTFDNSGTLQYERVLDFDDGGATMIGKGGRFNYQISAHPDSGTIVVGEYNQTEGADPKLYRSTDNGQTWSVVYQETGVPDHVHSVAPDPYEPDHWIVCLGDNGEDRYLESWDDGATWSREPLGFDPKTHAVGIDYGPDYIYFAQDQGSGSYHGPWVVRREDREMFSLCSTNPRFKYRGVVDGMIELGLIHDRAHGITYIRGRDGTNGTNYVYYVDGIGGEPQMIDDAWGSPQMHPVDGYISSAQGKMYARLSPVPANKL is encoded by the coding sequence GTGCTCGCAGCCGCCGGGGGAGTCACCGCTGTTGGAACAGCGCTGAGTCAATCCAGCCAGAAAAAACTCGGAAATCTGTTCGGGGGGACCATGGGGCTTAACGAAGCCTACAACGTGAGCGGCGATCTCTGGATCGGCCCGGACTCGGCGAAGGGCGACGTCGCTGCCGAGAGTGGACGGGTCTACATGGCGGTAGATACGCAAGTCGAATATTACGGCACCGGAGACAGCTGGGACGGAATGGGGCTTGGGAGCGCCTCGAACCCAGTCTCCGAGATCCACAGCGAATCGGTAAGTACAGAAGAAGCCGTTACCGCTCGCCATAAAAGACTGGGGAGCGTTACTACGACACCGAGTTATTGGGGTCCAGACCTTCAACTGGATAACGTCTATCAGACGTTTGACTCGCAGCACGTCAAAGGCCGTCTGATTGGCAAATACTACTGGTCTGACCCTCCGTATGGCACCGAAAACGCGGGTGTGGACTCATACGATCCCGACGACGGGGCAAACAACAACGGGGTTGCTATGGATGGGGACGCAACACCGTGTCTGGTAGCCGACGATTCGATTTTCGTTTTCAAAGACAAGGACGAAACGAACGGTCTTCCGGTTCGGATCTACCGCGCTCCAGACTATCAAACCACGTTCGACAACAGCGGCACGCTCCAGTATGAGCGTGTGCTTGATTTTGATGACGGTGGGGCGACGATGATCGGCAAAGGTGGGCGATTTAACTACCAAATTTCAGCCCATCCTGATTCGGGGACTATCGTTGTTGGCGAATACAATCAGACGGAAGGGGCTGACCCGAAACTCTACCGCTCGACGGACAACGGCCAAACGTGGAGTGTCGTTTATCAAGAGACAGGGGTCCCGGATCACGTCCACTCGGTCGCTCCAGATCCATACGAGCCGGATCACTGGATTGTCTGCCTCGGAGACAACGGCGAAGATCGGTATCTCGAGTCGTGGGACGATGGTGCGACTTGGTCGCGAGAACCGCTTGGATTCGACCCCAAAACGCACGCTGTTGGGATTGACTACGGTCCTGATTACATCTACTTCGCGCAAGACCAAGGCTCAGGGTCCTATCATGGTCCGTGGGTCGTCCGGCGCGAAGATCGCGAGATGTTCTCCCTCTGTTCAACGAACCCACGGTTCAAGTACCGGGGCGTCGTTGACGGCATGATCGAGCTCGGTCTCATCCACGACAGGGCTCACGGAATCACGTACATTCGTGGGCGAGACGGGACAAATGGCACGAATTACGTGTACTATGTCGACGGAATTGGAGGAGAACCACAGATGATTGACGATGCATGGGGCTCACCACAAATGCACCC
- a CDS encoding CopG family ribbon-helix-helix protein — MREIGIQVPEGLVEQLDEFQETRGYVSRSEAGRTILREHLRDQGYWPPEE; from the coding sequence ATGCGGGAAATTGGCATTCAAGTCCCAGAAGGGCTCGTGGAGCAGCTAGACGAATTTCAGGAAACGCGTGGGTATGTCAGTCGGTCGGAAGCCGGCCGGACAATCCTTCGCGAGCATCTACGCGATCAGGGGTACTGGCCCCCGGAGGAATAG